Proteins from a genomic interval of Hydrogenophaga sp. PAMC20947:
- a CDS encoding ATP-binding protein, protein MFRLPTASPDLPRVVLVIALLGGESTGKSTLAADLKTALTKKGIATALVTENLRTWCATQGRAPSQSDQARLAGEQGHQVDAAVRSEPPVQVVIADTTPLMIAAYSELYFQDTSLYPAALAWQRHADLHLLMGLDVPWVPDGLFRDGPALRERTDEVLRHQLQTADLPFHTVYGLGPARLQAALRIVEQALKPPLSPKQPSIESAAAAWSCERCSDPECERRLFSRLL, encoded by the coding sequence TTGTTCAGATTGCCCACGGCAAGCCCTGATCTCCCGCGTGTGGTGCTGGTCATCGCGCTGCTCGGCGGTGAATCCACCGGGAAATCCACCCTCGCCGCAGATCTGAAGACAGCACTGACGAAAAAGGGCATCGCCACGGCGCTCGTCACTGAGAACTTGCGCACGTGGTGTGCAACCCAAGGTCGGGCCCCCAGCCAATCCGATCAGGCCCGGCTGGCTGGGGAACAGGGCCATCAGGTCGACGCAGCAGTGCGCTCGGAGCCCCCTGTGCAGGTCGTCATCGCAGACACCACGCCCCTGATGATCGCCGCGTACAGCGAGCTCTATTTTCAGGACACTTCGCTGTATCCCGCGGCCCTGGCTTGGCAACGGCATGCCGACCTCCATCTTTTGATGGGGCTCGATGTGCCCTGGGTACCCGACGGCCTGTTTCGAGATGGCCCGGCCCTCAGAGAGCGCACAGACGAAGTTCTCAGACATCAGCTGCAAACCGCCGATTTGCCGTTCCACACGGTGTACGGGTTGGGTCCTGCCCGCCTCCAGGCAGCCTTGCGCATCGTGGAACAGGCGTTGAAACCCCCGTTGAGCCCCAAACAACCGTCGATCGAGAGCGCTGCAGCGGCCTGGTCCTGCGAGCGGTGCAGCGACCCCGAATGCGAACGCCGCCTTTTCTCCCGCCTGCTCTGA
- a CDS encoding AGE family epimerase/isomerase has translation MPAHLPDFRSPEFLRTHVRHTMGFYLPRALDTTGGLFHFLRDDGSIYDRHTRHLVSSTRFVYTMAMTVRSGGDETALQALRQAFDFLKVHHDPASGGYAWSLDWRDGHKTVLDDTNHAYGLAFVLLAHSHAHMAGLANAHAGILATFELLEKRFWEPAHGLYADEANAQWQLKPYRGQNANMHLCEALLAAFDATGEARYLDRAEQLADNICIRQAALADGLIWEHYRADWSVDWDYNRDDKSNIFRPWGFQPGHLTEWTKLLLLLNERRPRTDHVARARHFFDVAMEKSWDTEHGGLFYGFAPDGSACDTDKYFWVQAESLAAAARLAIVLNEPKYWDIYDRIWTYAWEHFVDHEHGAWWRILRADNSKISDEKSPAGKVDYHTAGACWDVLDALGQGVPSPAEAARTESPKTA, from the coding sequence ATGCCCGCCCACCTGCCCGACTTCCGCTCCCCCGAGTTCCTGCGCACCCATGTTCGCCACACCATGGGCTTTTACCTGCCCAGGGCCTTAGACACCACCGGCGGCTTGTTTCATTTTCTGCGCGACGACGGCAGCATTTACGACCGCCACACACGCCACCTGGTGAGCAGCACCCGCTTTGTGTACACGATGGCCATGACCGTGCGCAGCGGCGGCGATGAGACCGCCCTGCAGGCATTGCGGCAGGCGTTTGATTTCCTCAAAGTCCACCACGACCCGGCATCGGGAGGCTATGCCTGGTCGCTGGACTGGCGCGATGGCCATAAAACCGTGCTGGACGACACCAACCACGCCTATGGCCTGGCCTTTGTCTTGCTCGCCCATTCGCACGCCCACATGGCCGGCCTTGCCAACGCCCATGCCGGCATTCTGGCCACCTTCGAATTGCTGGAAAAACGGTTTTGGGAGCCTGCACACGGGCTGTACGCCGACGAGGCCAACGCACAATGGCAGCTCAAACCCTACCGGGGTCAGAATGCCAACATGCACCTGTGCGAAGCCTTGCTGGCGGCCTTTGACGCCACCGGCGAAGCGCGTTACCTCGATCGCGCCGAGCAGTTGGCCGACAACATCTGCATCCGCCAGGCGGCGCTGGCCGACGGCCTGATCTGGGAACACTACCGCGCTGACTGGTCGGTGGACTGGGACTACAACCGCGACGACAAGTCCAACATCTTCCGTCCCTGGGGATTTCAGCCCGGTCACCTCACCGAGTGGACCAAGCTGTTGCTGTTGCTCAACGAGCGCCGCCCTCGTACAGACCATGTTGCGCGTGCCCGCCATTTTTTCGATGTGGCCATGGAAAAGTCATGGGACACCGAACACGGCGGCCTGTTCTACGGCTTTGCGCCCGACGGCAGCGCCTGCGATACCGACAAGTATTTTTGGGTTCAAGCCGAGTCCCTCGCGGCTGCGGCCCGTCTGGCCATTGTGCTCAACGAGCCCAAATACTGGGACATCTACGATCGCATTTGGACCTACGCTTGGGAACACTTTGTGGACCACGAACACGGCGCCTGGTGGCGTATCTTGCGCGCGGACAACAGCAAGATCAGCGATGAAAAAAGCCCGGCCGGCAAGGTGGACTACCACACGGCTGGGGCTTGCTGGGATGTGCTGGATGCATTGGGGCAGGGTGTCCCCTCTCCCGCCGAAGCAGCGCGGACCGAGTCCCCCAAAACAGCATAA
- a CDS encoding DUF1330 domain-containing protein: MPAYIIAEVTVTNEEQMKQYREWSSRAMQEHGAEVLVRGGKVVPLEENWAPSRVVVLKFDDLDAAQAYYHSETYTQARKVREGAGSIRMFAVEGV; encoded by the coding sequence ATGCCTGCCTACATCATTGCCGAAGTCACCGTCACCAACGAAGAGCAAATGAAACAGTACCGCGAGTGGAGCTCGCGCGCCATGCAGGAGCATGGCGCCGAGGTGCTGGTCCGCGGCGGCAAAGTGGTGCCCCTGGAAGAAAACTGGGCGCCCAGCCGAGTCGTGGTGTTGAAGTTCGATGATCTTGACGCGGCGCAGGCTTATTACCATTCGGAAACCTACACCCAGGCGCGCAAGGTGCGTGAAGGGGCTGGCTCCATCCGCATGTTTGCGGTCGAGGGCGTGTAA
- a CDS encoding TonB-dependent receptor has product MTTLSLEQLLDLTVVGASKYAQKQGEVAAAVSIITRDEIRAFGWRTLDQALATLPGVYTTYDRQSSHLGTRGFSVPGDLNTRLLVTINGNRVNDLLFDTGPTGRDFPLDLNLVERIEFIPGPGSAVYGQNAMFGVVNVVTLTGAALDEGQIAVGVQHPQGMSEGRATWGKRLDNGLDVLVSASGMRAHGEDRFMEYGATGLSGTAQGLDGERDQEFFGRLGYGPWTLELVHGDRRKDDPTGIYGSDPLVAGQYQGNLYTLAQAQYDGRFRDDTLQVMGRLFVGQNRYSSRLNYGTPFDFPGVGDWTGGELRLLSTALKGHKLMLGLEVQDITRIDQAVIDPADPANNFLIQSPSRRIGVYGQDEWRFADTLTATLGVRLDHNSTTGGNTSPRVALIWQAAPTTSLKALAGRAHRAPNANERDYYDNLVLVANPALKDETVDTMELVADHRVSDDLRIQAAAYRWIMRDQIVPGVDPVSGLSQFQPGGKVLANGLELSADKTWFWGGRLRGSVSLQDARMADGDKLANSPQRMVKLNFSAPWRAAGVSLGYELQYDSQRQTLDSTWLGGRALSNLHVRTDRWVEGVELGLSVQNLFNKRFAVPGGTSNWQNALEQDGRSLRLEALVRF; this is encoded by the coding sequence GCGTTCGGGTGGCGCACCCTCGACCAGGCCCTGGCGACGCTGCCGGGCGTTTACACCACCTACGACCGCCAGTCCAGCCACCTGGGCACCCGAGGTTTCAGCGTGCCGGGGGACTTGAATACGCGCCTGCTCGTCACGATCAACGGCAATCGCGTCAACGACCTGCTTTTTGACACCGGTCCCACCGGTCGGGATTTTCCGCTCGATCTCAATCTGGTCGAACGCATCGAGTTCATTCCTGGCCCGGGCAGCGCCGTCTACGGACAGAACGCCATGTTCGGTGTGGTCAACGTGGTCACACTCACTGGCGCTGCTTTGGACGAGGGACAAATCGCGGTGGGGGTACAGCACCCCCAGGGCATGAGCGAGGGTCGAGCCACCTGGGGCAAGCGGCTTGACAACGGCCTTGATGTGCTGGTTTCTGCTTCGGGCATGCGCGCCCATGGCGAAGACCGCTTCATGGAATATGGTGCCACCGGCCTATCGGGGACAGCTCAAGGCCTGGACGGCGAACGCGACCAGGAATTTTTCGGTCGCCTGGGTTACGGGCCATGGACACTCGAACTGGTCCACGGGGACCGCCGCAAGGACGACCCCACCGGTATCTACGGATCCGATCCGCTCGTGGCCGGCCAGTACCAGGGCAACCTGTATACGCTGGCGCAGGCGCAATACGACGGCCGGTTTCGCGACGATACCCTGCAAGTGATGGGGCGCCTGTTTGTGGGGCAGAACCGTTACAGCAGCCGGTTGAACTATGGAACGCCATTCGATTTTCCGGGCGTGGGTGACTGGACCGGTGGCGAGCTCCGCCTGCTGTCCACGGCACTGAAAGGGCACAAGCTGATGCTGGGACTGGAGGTTCAGGACATCACCCGCATCGACCAGGCGGTCATTGATCCGGCTGATCCGGCCAACAACTTCCTGATCCAGAGTCCCTCCAGACGAATCGGTGTGTATGGCCAGGACGAGTGGCGCTTTGCCGATACCCTGACCGCCACGTTGGGCGTGCGCCTGGACCACAACAGCACAACCGGCGGCAACACCAGCCCCCGCGTGGCTTTGATCTGGCAGGCGGCTCCCACGACAAGCTTGAAGGCCTTGGCCGGACGTGCCCACCGGGCGCCCAACGCCAACGAACGCGACTACTACGACAACCTGGTGCTTGTGGCCAACCCTGCGCTCAAGGACGAAACCGTTGACACCATGGAGCTGGTCGCCGACCACCGAGTCAGCGACGACTTGCGCATACAAGCAGCGGCGTACCGCTGGATCATGCGAGACCAGATCGTGCCGGGTGTGGATCCGGTGAGCGGGCTGTCGCAGTTCCAGCCGGGCGGGAAGGTCTTGGCCAACGGCCTGGAGCTGTCGGCTGACAAGACCTGGTTCTGGGGTGGCCGATTGCGCGGCAGTGTGTCTTTGCAAGACGCCCGGATGGCCGATGGCGACAAGCTCGCCAACTCGCCGCAGCGCATGGTCAAGCTCAATTTTTCTGCACCCTGGCGAGCCGCCGGTGTGTCCCTGGGCTACGAATTGCAATACGACAGCCAGCGGCAGACCCTGGACAGCACCTGGCTGGGTGGCCGGGCCCTATCCAATCTTCATGTCCGCACCGACCGATGGGTCGAGGGAGTTGAATTGGGGCTGAGCGTGCAAAACCTGTTCAACAAGCGTTTCGCAGTGCCCGGTGGGACGAGCAATTGGCAGAACGCCCTTGAGCAGGATGGCCGCAGCTTGCGCCTCGAAGCGCTGGTCCGTTTCTGA
- a CDS encoding septum formation initiator family protein: MASRFVPAFLITLLVIVQAQLWVGRGSVPQVSDMRKELAQLELSNHEADQRNSQIGNEVRDLKDGLDMVEELARQDLGMVKPNEIFVQIAHGKP, translated from the coding sequence ATGGCGTCCCGCTTCGTCCCAGCCTTTCTGATCACCCTGCTCGTCATCGTGCAAGCGCAGCTGTGGGTGGGTCGGGGCAGCGTGCCGCAGGTCAGTGACATGCGCAAAGAACTGGCCCAACTGGAGCTCAGCAACCACGAGGCCGATCAGCGCAACAGCCAGATCGGCAACGAAGTCCGTGACCTGAAAGACGGACTGGACATGGTGGAAGAGCTGGCTCGCCAGGATCTGGGCATGGTGAAGCCCAACGAGATTTTTGTTCAGATTGCCCACGGCAAGCCCTGA
- the eno gene encoding phosphopyruvate hydratase: MSAIVDIVGREILDSRGNPTVECDVLLESGVMGRAAVPSGASTGSREAIELRDGDKSRYLGKGVLKAVEHINTEIGEAVLGLDASEQAFLDKTLIDLDGTDNKGRLGANAMLAVSMAVARAAAEEAGLPLYRYFGGMSAVQMPVPMMNVINGGEHANNNLDLQELMIIPIGAPSFREALRYGAEVFHALKKILHDRGISTAVGDEGGFAPNVANHEAAIQMILEAIDKAGFVAGEQIALGLDCAASEFYKDGKYELAGEGLSLTAQEWTDMMATWVDKYPIISIEDGMAEGDWDGWKILTDRLGKKVQIVGDDLFVTNTKILKEGIDKGIANSILIKINQIGTLTETFAAIEMAKRAGYTAVISHRSGETEDSTIADIAVGTNAGQIKTGSLSRSDRMAKYNQLLRIEEDLGEVAVYPGRSAFYNLK; the protein is encoded by the coding sequence ATGAGCGCCATTGTTGACATCGTCGGTCGTGAAATTCTGGACAGCCGCGGCAACCCCACCGTGGAATGCGATGTGTTGCTGGAATCCGGCGTCATGGGCCGTGCGGCCGTGCCATCGGGCGCGTCCACCGGATCGCGCGAAGCCATCGAGCTGCGCGATGGCGACAAGAGCCGCTACCTCGGCAAGGGCGTGCTCAAAGCCGTTGAACACATCAACACCGAAATCGGCGAAGCCGTCCTGGGTCTGGACGCTTCCGAGCAAGCCTTCCTGGACAAGACGCTGATCGATCTGGACGGCACCGACAACAAAGGCCGCCTGGGCGCCAACGCCATGCTGGCGGTGTCCATGGCCGTGGCCCGCGCCGCGGCCGAAGAAGCCGGTCTGCCGCTGTACCGTTACTTTGGCGGCATGAGCGCGGTGCAAATGCCGGTGCCCATGATGAACGTCATCAACGGCGGCGAGCACGCCAACAACAACCTCGATCTGCAAGAGCTGATGATCATCCCCATCGGCGCGCCGAGCTTTCGCGAAGCGCTGCGCTACGGCGCCGAGGTGTTCCACGCGCTCAAGAAGATCTTGCATGACCGTGGCATCAGCACCGCGGTGGGCGACGAAGGCGGCTTTGCGCCCAACGTGGCCAACCACGAAGCAGCGATCCAGATGATTCTGGAAGCTATCGACAAAGCCGGGTTCGTGGCTGGCGAACAAATCGCCCTGGGCCTGGACTGCGCGGCCTCCGAGTTCTACAAAGACGGCAAGTACGAGCTGGCCGGGGAAGGCCTCAGCCTCACCGCCCAGGAGTGGACCGACATGATGGCCACCTGGGTGGACAAGTACCCGATCATCAGCATCGAAGACGGCATGGCCGAAGGCGACTGGGATGGTTGGAAGATCCTGACCGACCGCTTGGGCAAGAAGGTGCAAATCGTGGGCGACGACCTGTTCGTCACCAACACCAAGATCCTGAAAGAAGGCATCGACAAAGGCATCGCCAACTCGATCCTGATCAAGATCAACCAGATTGGTACGCTGACCGAAACCTTCGCTGCTATCGAAATGGCCAAGCGTGCGGGCTATACCGCCGTGATTTCCCACCGCTCGGGCGAAACCGAAGACAGCACCATTGCCGACATCGCTGTGGGCACCAACGCCGGCCAGATCAAGACCGGCTCGCTCAGCCGCTCTGACCGCATGGCCAAATACAACCAGCTCTTGCGCATCGAAGAAGACCTGGGCGAAGTCGCGGTGTACCCCGGTCGGTCGGCGTTTTACAACCTCAAGTGA